One segment of Clostridium ljungdahlii DSM 13528 DNA contains the following:
- a CDS encoding isochorismatase family protein, translated as MSKKSLLVIDCQNDFITGSLACKNSENAILHIIDFISKNPDLNVFYSCDSHEMTNKSFQKNGGMWPIHCVEGTEGALLSEKFTLGIKDRSKSPQNPEIIFRKGMNDDVEEYSAYNALNIKNKRLHEVLDKNIIICGIASEYCVKETILDLVKNGFNVTILANGLGYVDETEHINTLNEFKEKGMSIIF; from the coding sequence ATGAGTAAAAAATCTTTATTAGTCATCGATTGTCAAAATGATTTTATAACTGGCAGCCTTGCATGTAAAAATTCAGAAAATGCTATACTGCATATTATAGATTTTATAAGTAAAAATCCTGATCTTAATGTATTCTATTCCTGTGACTCTCACGAAATGACAAATAAGTCATTTCAAAAAAATGGTGGAATGTGGCCCATTCACTGCGTAGAAGGCACTGAAGGAGCTTTACTTTCTGAAAAATTCACTCTTGGAATAAAGGATAGAAGTAAATCTCCACAAAATCCTGAAATTATCTTTAGAAAAGGTATGAACGATGATGTTGAAGAGTATTCGGCCTACAATGCACTAAATATTAAAAATAAAAGACTCCACGAGGTACTTGACAAAAACATTATAATATGTGGAATTGCCAGCGAGTACTGTGTTAAAGAAACGATACTTGATCTCGTGAAAAATGGATTCAACGTGACTATTCTTGCAAATGGCCTCGGATACGTGGATGAAACTGAACATATAAATACTCTAAATGAGTTTAAAGAAAAAGGCATGAGCATTATTTTCTAA
- a CDS encoding helix-turn-helix domain-containing protein encodes MKNLNLIIGTKLKNIRLRRNLSLDDVSKLTGVSKGMLGQIERGLSNPTVSTLWKISTGLKVSFSSFINEKEDDLKVIHQDDIVPLLEDNNRMKLYSIFPFDNNKGFEIFTIELEPGCNHASTPHNDDVEEYIIVTEGTMELIINDNSFTLQKGNSIKFMGNKPHSYKNTTTKKAVFQNIIMYYK; translated from the coding sequence ATGAAAAATTTGAATTTAATTATAGGCACTAAGTTAAAAAATATACGCCTTAGGAGAAACTTGAGTTTAGATGATGTATCAAAGCTAACCGGGGTAAGCAAAGGAATGTTAGGCCAAATAGAAAGAGGCCTATCAAATCCAACCGTATCTACTTTGTGGAAAATCTCAACTGGATTAAAAGTATCTTTTTCATCCTTTATCAATGAAAAAGAAGACGATCTAAAAGTAATACATCAGGATGACATTGTTCCCTTATTAGAAGACAATAATAGAATGAAATTATATTCAATATTTCCATTTGATAATAATAAAGGATTTGAGATATTTACTATAGAATTAGAACCAGGATGTAACCACGCATCTACCCCACATAATGATGATGTTGAAGAATATATTATTGTTACAGAAGGTACAATGGAGTTAATCATAAATGACAATAGTTTTACACTGCAAAAAGGAAATTCTATTAAATTTATGGGAAATAAGCCCCACTCCTATAAAAATACAACTACTAAAAAAGCAGTATTCCAAAATATAATAATGTATTATAAGTAA
- a CDS encoding VOC family protein has translation MKDYDNFLLPVDSLEKAKDYYGNVLGLDVKFDFSNMGMTAYKVGQQEPAIILKDKSKFPDTKPTIWFVVDDVKAEYEKLKAKGVKFLSEPFEIKTGITVEFEDPFGNRLGITDYTKVADNK, from the coding sequence ATGAAAGATTATGATAACTTTTTACTTCCTGTTGACTCCCTTGAAAAGGCAAAAGATTATTATGGAAATGTTCTAGGGCTAGATGTTAAATTTGACTTCTCCAATATGGGTATGACAGCCTATAAAGTTGGACAGCAGGAACCGGCCATAATTTTAAAAGACAAATCAAAATTCCCAGATACAAAACCAACTATATGGTTTGTGGTGGATGATGTAAAGGCAGAATATGAAAAATTAAAAGCCAAAGGAGTAAAATTTCTATCGGAACCTTTTGAAATCAAAACGGGAATTACCGTTGAATTTGAAGATCCCTTTGGAAATAGACTGGGCATTACGGATTATACAAAAGTTGCAGACAATAAATGA
- a CDS encoding sodium:solute symporter family protein, producing the protein MNVSLIIIICYISMLFVISFIAKKKAQGGGESYTLASRQLTTPLVTCSLIGLAIGGASTIGVAEQAYDVGLSAGWYCTAWGIAAIVMGLAAASKYREFNVSTVPELFSKFYDEKGVAVCVACQIIILIVVVSLQYIAGGAILSSLLPGIFTIKTGMIVSACVFVGITFIGGMWSAGLCNSFNVPLKYTGIILCTILAVSKSGGIQNIKLHLPQSVPYFSPIKGVGTWVILGWILVMTTQVLSMQGPVQLAFAAKDARTAKKSFILGGLLMIPIGFLCALIGMAARTTFPHVSATMALPKMILSLNPVAAGITLAALWAADVSTACNLLLGASTLFTNDIYKKYINPKVNDKKLLIMTKSSVVLLGIFTFILALSMSGILKTISMGLSLSTAFTLIFLFTMFAPKLCKKSSAFFTTLAGVVALFLWQLIPSFRIFPHVIFMEWLVCLVTFMLTSVLDKRSIMNIDTIDEINEMV; encoded by the coding sequence ATGAACGTATCTTTAATAATCATCATCTGCTATATATCCATGTTATTTGTAATAAGTTTTATTGCTAAAAAGAAAGCTCAAGGGGGTGGCGAAAGCTATACTTTAGCCAGTAGACAGCTTACAACTCCACTTGTAACCTGTTCACTTATAGGCCTTGCTATTGGCGGTGCTTCAACCATAGGGGTGGCTGAACAAGCTTACGATGTAGGACTTTCAGCAGGTTGGTACTGCACAGCCTGGGGAATTGCAGCTATAGTTATGGGACTTGCAGCTGCAAGTAAATATAGGGAATTCAATGTATCTACTGTTCCTGAATTGTTTTCAAAATTTTATGATGAAAAAGGTGTTGCTGTATGTGTAGCATGCCAGATAATTATTCTCATTGTAGTTGTGTCTCTTCAATACATTGCAGGTGGAGCTATTTTATCTTCACTTTTGCCTGGTATATTCACTATAAAAACAGGTATGATAGTAAGTGCTTGTGTATTTGTTGGCATAACCTTTATAGGAGGAATGTGGTCTGCCGGGTTATGTAATTCATTTAACGTTCCTTTAAAATATACAGGAATTATACTATGTACTATATTAGCTGTATCAAAAAGCGGAGGAATTCAAAATATAAAACTTCATCTTCCTCAAAGTGTACCTTATTTCAGCCCTATTAAAGGAGTTGGTACATGGGTAATTTTAGGTTGGATACTTGTTATGACTACACAAGTCTTGTCTATGCAGGGTCCTGTACAATTGGCCTTTGCCGCTAAAGATGCAAGGACTGCAAAAAAGAGCTTTATACTTGGCGGTCTTCTTATGATTCCAATAGGCTTTTTATGTGCTCTTATAGGCATGGCTGCAAGAACTACTTTTCCCCACGTAAGTGCTACTATGGCACTTCCTAAAATGATTTTGTCATTAAACCCTGTAGCAGCAGGAATAACTTTAGCGGCACTCTGGGCAGCAGATGTTTCTACAGCCTGCAATTTGCTTTTAGGTGCATCTACCCTATTTACAAATGACATATACAAAAAATATATAAATCCTAAAGTAAATGACAAAAAGCTTTTAATAATGACTAAATCCTCTGTAGTTCTTTTAGGTATATTTACTTTTATACTTGCTCTTTCCATGTCAGGTATATTAAAAACTATATCCATGGGCTTAAGTCTTTCTACTGCATTTACACTTATATTTTTATTTACCATGTTTGCTCCTAAACTTTGCAAAAAAAGTTCTGCTTTTTTCACTACCCTAGCAGGAGTAGTAGCCCTATTTTTATGGCAATTAATACCTTCCTTTAGAATATTTCCTCATGTAATATTTATGGAATGGCTTGTATGTCTTGTAACCTTTATGCTTACATCAGTACTTGATAAAAGATCAATTATGAATATAGATACCATAGATGAAATAAATGAAATGGTGTAA
- a CDS encoding sigma-54-dependent Fis family transcriptional regulator has translation MENYIKFIAKAWKDFIEEGYLNSAVRPEIAESWQRCKNYEVDPLNGRGNSILTGSSIAYRLEQNEDLISIAKPVVKSLYDIVAGSGFVIMLVDKEGYVIESLGDSKILKRADKLKFVVGSLWTEREVGTNAIGTALYLDKPIQTIGAEHYGVKQHSWTCSAAPIHNEDGDVVGCINMSGNYYDAHLHTLGIVTVAAHAIETQFDLTISNKLMNTTFDSVTEGMIVLDNKLNIKKINDKALNILNMKSEKAIKLNITSIIHNVDFKNILNGRADNCNDIECDFYVEGSRIKCLISVLAMKVKNKIMGIVITFRECKYYHKLVKKVMGYTASYNFDHIVTANSKMKEIIKFAKKAARSECNILIEGESGTGKELLAQSIHNYSERCEGPFVAINCSSIPRELVESELFGYEKGAFTGALKQGKPGKFELADGGTIFLDEVGELPLDIQSKLLRVLDNNKITRVGGTYEKQLNVRIIGATNRVLKDEIKKKNFRSDLYYRLSVMNIKTVPLRERKEDIELLIKYFMEELNSKSLCKKKVVEKAYIEKIKAYDWPGNVRELRNVIERDYYLSEDKMAPLDYLEKEVYEKNVSSDPVNISVLPMDVLEKENIENALKKCKGNILKAAKSLNISRSTMYRKMKKYGIKSVSK, from the coding sequence ATGGAAAACTATATAAAATTTATAGCTAAGGCCTGGAAAGATTTTATAGAAGAAGGATATTTAAATAGTGCAGTACGGCCTGAAATCGCTGAATCCTGGCAAAGGTGCAAAAATTACGAGGTAGATCCTTTAAATGGTAGAGGAAATAGTATTCTTACAGGCAGCAGTATTGCTTATCGACTGGAACAAAATGAAGATCTAATTTCTATTGCAAAACCTGTAGTAAAAAGCCTATATGATATTGTAGCAGGGTCTGGATTTGTAATTATGCTAGTGGATAAAGAAGGATATGTCATAGAATCATTGGGGGATAGTAAAATACTGAAAAGGGCAGATAAATTGAAATTTGTAGTAGGTTCTCTCTGGACAGAAAGAGAAGTGGGAACTAATGCTATAGGTACTGCACTGTATTTGGACAAGCCAATACAAACTATTGGAGCAGAACACTATGGTGTAAAACAGCATTCATGGACATGTTCTGCAGCACCTATTCACAATGAAGATGGGGATGTAGTAGGGTGTATTAATATGTCAGGAAATTATTATGATGCACATTTGCATACTTTGGGTATTGTTACAGTAGCAGCTCACGCTATAGAAACTCAGTTTGACCTTACTATTTCAAATAAACTTATGAATACCACTTTTGACTCGGTAACAGAAGGTATGATTGTACTTGATAACAAATTAAATATAAAGAAGATAAATGACAAGGCATTAAATATTCTAAATATGAAAAGTGAAAAAGCAATAAAGTTAAATATTACAAGTATTATACATAATGTGGATTTTAAAAATATACTAAATGGCAGGGCAGATAATTGTAATGATATAGAATGTGATTTTTATGTGGAAGGCAGTAGAATCAAATGCCTTATAAGTGTATTGGCAATGAAAGTGAAAAATAAAATAATGGGAATAGTTATAACTTTTAGAGAATGCAAATATTATCACAAACTTGTTAAAAAAGTTATGGGATATACTGCTTCCTATAATTTTGACCATATAGTTACTGCTAATTCTAAAATGAAAGAAATAATAAAATTTGCTAAAAAAGCAGCAAGAAGTGAATGCAATATTTTAATAGAAGGGGAAAGTGGCACTGGAAAAGAACTCTTAGCTCAATCTATTCACAATTATAGTGAAAGATGTGAAGGCCCTTTTGTAGCTATAAATTGTAGTTCTATACCTAGAGAACTTGTAGAAAGTGAGCTTTTTGGTTATGAAAAAGGAGCTTTTACGGGAGCTTTAAAGCAAGGAAAGCCTGGAAAGTTTGAATTAGCAGATGGAGGAACTATTTTTTTGGATGAAGTAGGAGAGCTTCCTCTTGATATACAGTCAAAGCTTTTAAGGGTTCTTGATAATAATAAAATTACAAGAGTTGGAGGAACTTATGAAAAACAGCTAAATGTAAGGATAATAGGAGCTACAAACAGGGTGCTCAAGGATGAAATTAAAAAGAAAAATTTCAGAAGTGACCTTTATTATAGATTGAGTGTGATGAATATAAAAACTGTCCCACTTAGGGAAAGAAAAGAAGATATAGAGCTTTTAATTAAATATTTTATGGAAGAATTGAATTCTAAAAGTTTGTGTAAGAAGAAAGTAGTGGAAAAAGCATACATAGAAAAGATTAAAGCTTATGATTGGCCTGGAAATGTTAGAGAACTTAGAAATGTAATAGAGAGGGATTACTATTTAAGTGAGGATAAGATGGCCCCTTTGGATTATTTAGAAAAAGAAGTTTATGAAAAAAATGTCTCCTCTGATCCAGTAAATATTAGTGTGCTTCCAATGGATGTTTTAGAAAAAGAAAACATTGAAAATGCACTTAAAAAGTGTAAGGGAAATATATTAAAAGCTGCAAAATCTTTAAATATCAGTAGATCTACCATGTATAGAAAAATGAAAAAGTATGGAATAAAAAGTGTGTCAAAATGA
- a CDS encoding FAD-binding oxidoreductase, with amino-acid sequence MKSEIIESLKSIVGEDWITYDLSKMQRYLYDETEPLLRPEACKDCVVVKPGSAEEISEILKYSNKTLTPVVARGGGTGVVGGVIPTESSIILSLERLNKIVEFDEKNLMITIEAGATLADLLEELNKQDKLFFPIHPGDEGAQIGGMVATNAGGTKAVKHGIMRNHVKALEVVLPTGEIVNVGGKLIKNNMGYDLLHMLIGSEGTLGIITKVTLKLYAQNKYNGTLLVSFDTRREACDAVPCILQEGITPLAVEYMDKIIAQNAAQQLGTKWPANKGSVDLIFMIDEPTEDALYASSEKIVEICEEHNAVDSIIAETTKEQRNILAIRSNAYGPYKDNIADALDIAVPPSTVPDFFDDITALGEKYGNHILSLGHIADGNIHNFIMGDNGKLPSYYEELKEEMYKTALKYGGTITAEHGTGKTRKKHMSLQFTKRELEIMKGIRKVFDPNEILNPGTIID; translated from the coding sequence TTGAAAAGTGAAATAATTGAAAGTTTAAAAAGTATTGTGGGAGAAGATTGGATTACATATGACTTGTCTAAGATGCAGAGATATCTTTATGATGAAACAGAACCTCTGCTTCGTCCTGAAGCATGTAAGGACTGTGTAGTAGTTAAACCTGGTTCTGCAGAAGAGATATCGGAGATATTAAAATATTCAAATAAGACTTTGACACCTGTAGTTGCAAGGGGCGGTGGTACAGGTGTAGTTGGAGGAGTTATTCCTACAGAATCCAGCATAATTTTGTCACTTGAAAGATTAAATAAGATTGTTGAATTTGATGAAAAAAATTTGATGATTACAATTGAAGCAGGAGCTACCCTGGCAGATTTACTAGAAGAACTAAATAAGCAGGACAAGCTATTTTTTCCTATACATCCTGGGGATGAAGGAGCTCAAATTGGAGGTATGGTAGCAACAAATGCTGGCGGTACAAAAGCTGTAAAACACGGAATCATGAGAAATCATGTTAAAGCTTTGGAAGTAGTTTTACCTACAGGTGAAATAGTGAATGTAGGAGGAAAACTTATAAAAAACAATATGGGCTATGATCTCTTACATATGTTGATTGGAAGTGAAGGAACTTTAGGTATAATTACAAAAGTAACATTAAAGCTTTATGCACAAAATAAATATAATGGAACACTGTTGGTTTCTTTTGATACAAGGCGTGAAGCTTGTGATGCAGTACCTTGTATACTTCAAGAGGGAATTACACCACTTGCTGTGGAGTATATGGATAAAATCATTGCACAAAATGCTGCACAGCAGCTTGGAACTAAGTGGCCTGCAAATAAAGGATCTGTAGATTTAATTTTCATGATTGATGAGCCTACAGAAGATGCACTTTATGCCAGTAGCGAAAAAATTGTAGAAATATGTGAAGAACACAATGCAGTGGACAGTATAATAGCGGAAACTACAAAGGAACAGAGAAATATTTTGGCAATAAGGAGCAATGCATATGGTCCTTATAAGGACAATATAGCAGATGCACTTGACATAGCAGTTCCACCTTCAACTGTACCGGATTTTTTTGATGATATAACGGCACTTGGAGAGAAATATGGAAATCATATTTTGTCTTTGGGACATATAGCAGATGGAAATATACACAATTTTATTATGGGTGATAACGGTAAATTGCCTTCATATTATGAGGAATTAAAAGAGGAAATGTATAAAACTGCACTAAAATATGGTGGTACAATAACAGCAGAACATGGTACAGGAAAAACAAGAAAGAAACACATGTCGCTGCAGTTTACAAAACGAGAGCTTGAAATTATGAAGGGTATACGAAAAGTATTTGATCCAAATGAGATTTTAAATCCAGGCACTATAATTGATTGA
- a CDS encoding 3D domain-containing protein, with protein MNKKALSVIITFALVGSTFSNVFASSASTSEELTQTQNNKKELQVKVDTLNKQIDGVIGKIDSNKKDMNTIAKNIKNTQIKLSKAQDDSKSQNDLFKKRVKAMYTTGTNGYLQVLLSSNNLSDFISRVDSISRVMKFDNQVITKLKGNEQAIQSQQKALSAENAKLESLKVSNESTLSKLNNDIQQQKELLSQATAKEQQLIALQTAQKAPQIPEIKASSPTLSRGGSGSLSYSQAITMEATAYCGDAITASGSATVRNPNGYSTIAVDPRVIPLGTKVYVEGYGYAVACDTGGAIKGNIIDLFVNSEAEAENWGRRSVTVYILN; from the coding sequence TTGAATAAAAAAGCCTTATCTGTTATTATAACGTTTGCGTTAGTAGGTTCTACTTTCAGCAATGTTTTCGCTTCTTCAGCCAGTACGTCTGAAGAATTAACACAAACTCAAAATAACAAAAAGGAACTCCAGGTAAAAGTTGATACTTTAAATAAGCAGATTGATGGAGTAATCGGAAAAATTGATAGCAATAAAAAAGATATGAATACTATTGCTAAGAACATTAAAAATACACAGATCAAATTGTCAAAAGCACAAGATGATTCAAAATCGCAAAATGATTTATTTAAAAAAAGAGTAAAAGCTATGTACACAACCGGTACAAACGGTTATCTCCAGGTACTTTTATCTTCAAACAACTTAAGTGATTTTATATCCAGAGTTGACTCAATCTCAAGAGTAATGAAATTCGACAATCAAGTTATTACAAAACTAAAAGGAAATGAACAAGCTATACAAAGTCAGCAAAAAGCTTTAAGTGCTGAAAATGCTAAATTAGAATCTTTAAAAGTAAGTAATGAATCTACTTTGTCAAAATTAAATAATGACATACAACAACAAAAAGAACTATTAAGTCAGGCTACCGCAAAAGAGCAGCAGTTAATAGCTCTTCAGACTGCTCAGAAGGCTCCTCAAATACCTGAAATAAAAGCTTCTTCACCTACCTTATCTCGTGGTGGATCAGGTTCACTTTCATACTCACAAGCAATTACTATGGAGGCAACTGCATATTGTGGAGATGCTATCACAGCATCAGGTTCTGCAACTGTAAGAAATCCAAATGGGTACAGCACTATTGCTGTTGATCCTCGAGTTATTCCACTGGGAACAAAAGTTTATGTAGAAGGATATGGATATGCCGTAGCTTGTGACACTGGTGGAGCTATAAAGGGAAATATAATAGATTTATTTGTAAATTCGGAGGCAGAAGCAGAAAACTGGGGCAGAAGATCTGTCACTGTATATATACTTAATTAA
- a CDS encoding 2,3-butanediol dehydrogenase — protein sequence MKAVLWYDKKDVRVEEIEEPKVKENAVKIKVKWCGICGSDLHEYLGGPIFIPVGTPHPLSKSTAPVVLGHEFSGEVVEIGSKVTKFKAGDRVIVEPIVACGKCPACLEGKYNLCEALGFHGLCGSGGGFAEYTVFPEDFVHKIPDTMDYEQAALVEPMAVALHSLRVGNFTTGNTALVLGAGPIGLATIQCLKASGARIVIVFQRKSVRQEYAKKFGADVVLDPNEVDVIEEIKKLTGGVGVDTSFETTGANVGINTAIQALKYEGTAVITSVWEKNAEINPNDLVFTEKKVVGTLAYRHEFPSTIALMNDGRIKTDGYITKRIALEDIVKEGFETLTGPEKKKHVKIIVTPDKSLL from the coding sequence ATGAAAGCTGTATTGTGGTATGATAAAAAAGATGTAAGAGTAGAGGAAATTGAGGAACCTAAGGTAAAAGAAAATGCTGTAAAAATTAAAGTGAAATGGTGTGGTATATGTGGTTCTGACTTGCATGAGTATTTAGGAGGACCTATATTTATTCCAGTAGGTACGCCACATCCTTTAAGCAAGAGTACTGCACCAGTAGTTTTAGGACATGAGTTTTCAGGAGAAGTAGTAGAAATAGGAAGCAAGGTTACAAAATTTAAAGCAGGAGATAGAGTTATTGTAGAACCTATAGTTGCCTGTGGAAAGTGTCCTGCTTGTCTTGAAGGAAAATATAATTTATGTGAAGCTTTGGGATTTCATGGACTTTGTGGAAGCGGCGGCGGATTTGCTGAATACACAGTATTTCCTGAAGATTTTGTCCATAAGATACCAGATACTATGGACTATGAGCAGGCTGCACTTGTTGAGCCTATGGCAGTTGCCCTTCATTCTCTAAGAGTTGGAAACTTTACTACAGGAAATACTGCTTTGGTTTTAGGTGCAGGACCTATAGGACTTGCAACTATTCAGTGTTTAAAGGCATCAGGGGCAAGAATTGTAATTGTATTTCAGAGAAAATCTGTAAGACAGGAATATGCTAAGAAATTTGGAGCAGATGTAGTTTTAGATCCAAATGAGGTAGATGTAATTGAAGAAATTAAAAAACTTACAGGCGGCGTAGGCGTGGATACATCTTTTGAAACAACAGGTGCAAATGTAGGGATTAATACGGCAATTCAAGCTTTAAAATATGAAGGTACTGCGGTAATAACCAGCGTATGGGAGAAAAATGCAGAAATCAATCCAAATGATCTTGTATTTACAGAAAAGAAGGTAGTTGGTACTCTTGCCTACAGACATGAATTTCCTTCTACAATAGCACTTATGAATGATGGAAGAATAAAGACAGACGGATATATTACAAAGAGAATAGCACTTGAGGACATTGTAAAAGAAGGATTTGAAACACTTACAGGACCTGAAAAGAAAAAACATGTAAAAATAATTGTAACTCCTGACAAATCCTTATTGTAA
- a CDS encoding M20/M25/M40 family metallo-hydrolase has translation MSFKKNVYDTMRELISVPSISGTKEECAAAEKIYEKILEIPYFKDNPENLGIEQIEDDPLGRSFVWAVVNGNENSPNSFILSGHLDVVGVEEFGHLKSMAFDVDECTKRISELNLDEDAMEDFKSGDWIFGRGTADMKFGVALNMELLREFSKERNFKGNLLLLVVPGEESNSEGMIAAAPFLLKLKEERKYNYCGMIISEPSIPERGEKEGKRLYIGSVGKIMPLFFCVGKETHVGESLRGLNPNLLVSEINKLMECNPDLSDSVYDTVTPPPMCLKQMDLKEMYSVQSPLYSTAYYNILTLQASYDEILSNLKELAQNAFENVLKDISKKREKFAKKSSQKLKFDNIEACVITYKEMLCEVKSIHKDFEKYIDEKVKEWKNEKMDNQTIAINIVKATYELYENKRPMIIISFIPPYYPHKHLKAENSEDGKFINAVDSTIKYAGEKFQESIVKTNYFMGISDASYTGINPDIPLTELISNIVGYDIIYKLPVKELSKLNIPVVIFGGQGKDLHKYTERLNVPYSFEVIPELYRHMIYYMLR, from the coding sequence ATGAGCTTTAAGAAAAATGTATACGATACAATGAGGGAACTAATATCTGTGCCAAGCATATCTGGTACAAAAGAAGAGTGTGCGGCAGCAGAAAAAATATATGAAAAAATTTTGGAAATACCTTATTTTAAGGACAATCCTGAAAATCTAGGAATAGAGCAAATTGAAGATGATCCTTTAGGAAGAAGCTTTGTATGGGCAGTAGTAAATGGAAATGAAAATTCACCAAATTCGTTTATACTTTCAGGTCATTTGGATGTAGTTGGAGTAGAAGAATTTGGACATTTAAAATCTATGGCTTTTGATGTAGATGAATGTACTAAAAGAATCTCAGAATTGAATTTAGATGAAGATGCTATGGAGGATTTTAAATCAGGAGATTGGATATTTGGAAGGGGGACTGCAGATATGAAGTTTGGAGTGGCCCTCAATATGGAACTTTTAAGAGAATTCAGTAAAGAGAGAAACTTTAAGGGAAACTTATTACTTTTAGTAGTTCCTGGTGAAGAGAGTAATTCCGAAGGAATGATTGCTGCAGCTCCATTTCTTCTTAAATTAAAGGAAGAGAGGAAGTACAATTACTGTGGTATGATAATATCAGAGCCAAGTATACCTGAAAGAGGAGAAAAAGAAGGCAAGAGATTATATATAGGTAGTGTAGGTAAAATTATGCCTTTATTTTTTTGTGTGGGAAAAGAAACTCATGTAGGGGAATCTTTAAGAGGATTGAATCCAAATTTGCTAGTTTCAGAGATAAACAAATTAATGGAATGTAATCCAGATCTCTCAGATAGCGTTTATGATACTGTGACTCCACCGCCTATGTGTTTAAAGCAAATGGATTTAAAGGAGATGTATTCTGTACAGAGCCCATTGTATTCCACCGCATATTATAATATATTGACTCTTCAGGCATCTTATGATGAAATACTATCTAATTTAAAAGAACTGGCTCAGAATGCCTTTGAGAATGTTTTGAAGGATATTTCAAAAAAGAGAGAAAAATTTGCAAAGAAATCCTCACAAAAATTGAAATTTGATAATATAGAAGCTTGTGTTATTACTTATAAAGAGATGTTATGTGAAGTTAAAAGCATACATAAGGATTTTGAAAAGTACATAGATGAAAAGGTAAAAGAATGGAAAAATGAGAAAATGGATAATCAAACTATAGCTATAAATATAGTAAAGGCAACTTATGAACTATATGAGAATAAAAGACCTATGATTATAATTTCATTTATTCCTCCTTATTATCCGCATAAACATTTAAAAGCTGAAAATAGTGAGGATGGCAAATTTATAAATGCTGTAGATAGTACAATTAAGTATGCAGGAGAAAAATTTCAGGAAAGCATTGTAAAAACTAATTATTTTATGGGTATATCTGATGCAAGTTATACAGGAATTAACCCAGATATACCACTTACTGAATTGATTTCGAATATAGTTGGATATGACATAATATATAAACTTCCAGTAAAAGAACTGTCTAAGTTAAATATTCCTGTAGTGATTTTTGGTGGACAGGGAAAAGACCTGCACAAATATACTGAAAGATTAAATGTGCCTTATTCCTTTGAGGTGATACCTGAACTTTACAGGCATATGATTTATTATATGTTAAGATGA